The Streptomyces armeniacus genomic interval GCACTGCTCGCGCCCATGCTGCGTACGTCCGCGGAACGCGCCACCGCAGGGCTCGCGGTGGTGCTGGGCCTGGCGTTCCTGCCGGTGCTGCCCGCGGGCGTGCCCGTGCTGCTCGCGGCGCTCGCCGCCCCCGCCGTACTGCTGCTGCACGGCCGCACCGCGCACCGTACGGAGGACGATGCCGCGGAAAACGCCTCCGTACGGAGGCGCGAGGTGCGCGAAGGGCGCGCAGAGACCTCAGCCGAACCGAGCGGAACGGAGAACGGCCGGTGACCCCGACAGAGATCTGGATCGCGATCGCGGTAACCGCTGCCGGCTGCTACCTGGTCAAGCTGCTCGGTCTCGCCGTGCCGGCCGGCGCGCTCGAGCGCCCCGCGGTCAGGCGGCTGGCGGCGCTGCTGCCGGTGGCGCTGCTCGCGGCGCTGACCGCGCAGCAGACGTTCAGCGACGGCACCGCCCTGGTGCTCGACGCGCGTGCGGCCGGGCTGGCGGCGGCCGCCGTCGCACTGCTGCTGCGTGCGCCGTTCCTGCTCGTCGTCGGGGTGGCCGTGCTCGCCACCGCGGCCGTACGGGCGCTGGCCTGACGCCCGCCCGAGGACGCCGGGGCGGGGGACCGGCGGTGGCACGGGATACTGAACGCATGCGGTTGACGGTTTTCTGGCAGCGGATGGCGGATCACTTCGGCGAGGCGTACGCGGACTCGTTCGCCCGGGACCACGTGATGTCCGCGCTGGGCGGCCGTACGGTACGCGAGGCGCTCGACGCCGGGTGGCCGGCGAAGGACGTGTGGCGTGTGGTGTGCGACGTGATGGATGTCCCTGCCCACAAGAGGTGAGCCGTTAACCGCCACCTTTGCCCGCATACGGGACAATCCCCGGGTGCCAGCGACAGCGGAAGGGACGGGCGCGGGCGGAGCGGACGACTCCGTACCGCCGCCGGAGCGGCCCGCCGGCCGCGACCGGATGCCGGGCTGGCTGCCCCGTGCCATGATGCTCGCGCTCGCGCTCCTGGGGTGCTTCCAGCTGGCGGGCTGGGCCTTCGACCGGCTGGTCGGGC includes:
- a CDS encoding AzlD domain-containing protein, translated to MTPTEIWIAIAVTAAGCYLVKLLGLAVPAGALERPAVRRLAALLPVALLAALTAQQTFSDGTALVLDARAAGLAAAAVALLLRAPFLLVVGVAVLATAAVRALA
- a CDS encoding DUF3046 domain-containing protein, encoding MRLTVFWQRMADHFGEAYADSFARDHVMSALGGRTVREALDAGWPAKDVWRVVCDVMDVPAHKR